One window of Pelobates fuscus isolate aPelFus1 chromosome 9, aPelFus1.pri, whole genome shotgun sequence genomic DNA carries:
- the RPL36A gene encoding large ribosomal subunit protein eL42, with product MVNVPKTRRTYCKKCGRHQPHKVTQYKKGKDSLYAQGKRRYDRKQSGYGGQTKPIFRKKAKTTKKIVLRLECVDSNCRSKRMLAIKRCKHFELGGDKKRKGQVIQF from the exons ATG GTTAATGTTCCGAAGACACGTCGGACCTACTGCAAGAAATGTGGGCGTCATCAGCCACATAAAGTGACTCAGTACAAGAAGGGAAAAGATTCCCTGTACGCCCAAG GAAAGAGGCGATATGACCGCaaacaaagtggttatggtggacaAACAAAGCCTATCTTCAGGAAGAAG GCTAAGACCACAAAGAAGATTGTGCTGAGGCTGGAATGCGTTGACTCAAACTGCAGATCCAAGAGAATGTTGGCAATCAAGAGATGTAAACACTTTGAACTTGGAGGTGACAAGAAGAGAaag gGACAAGTTATCCAGTTCTAA